The following proteins are encoded in a genomic region of Porphyrobacter sp. CACIAM 03H1:
- the pdeM gene encoding ligase-associated DNA damage response endonuclease PdeM: protein MFAPFPFAGHELALGEGRALYWPAERALLVADLHLEKASWFAARGQMLPPYDSRDTLERLADAVRQTGARRVITLGDNFHDDAGALRLDAHCTGMLEALTRALDWVWITGNHDEALPKGFGGTILPELELGGVILRHEARAGETAPELSGHYHPKLRVNVRNRHIARPCAVMGRSHSGAERMILPAFGTLTGGLDAGHPEIVGALQPARAIEALMPAKGRIARFPLWQAAA from the coding sequence ATGTTCGCCCCTTTCCCCTTCGCCGGACACGAGCTTGCGCTCGGGGAAGGGCGCGCGCTCTACTGGCCGGCCGAACGCGCGCTGCTGGTCGCCGACCTGCATCTCGAAAAGGCGAGCTGGTTTGCCGCAAGGGGCCAGATGCTCCCGCCCTACGACAGCCGCGACACGCTCGAACGGCTGGCGGACGCAGTGAGGCAGACAGGCGCACGGCGGGTGATCACGCTGGGCGACAATTTCCACGATGATGCCGGCGCGCTGAGGCTGGATGCCCATTGCACCGGGATGCTCGAGGCGCTGACCCGGGCGCTAGACTGGGTGTGGATCACGGGCAACCACGACGAGGCGCTGCCGAAGGGCTTCGGGGGCACCATCCTGCCCGAGCTTGAGCTGGGCGGGGTGATCCTGCGCCACGAGGCGCGCGCCGGAGAGACCGCGCCCGAGCTTTCGGGCCACTACCACCCCAAGCTGCGCGTGAACGTGCGGAACCGCCACATCGCCCGCCCCTGTGCCGTGATGGGGCGGAGCCACAGCGGGGCCGAGCGGATGATCCTCCCCGCCTTCGGGACGCTCACCGGAGGGCTCGACGCGGGCCACCCCGAGATCGTCGGCGCACTCCAGCCTGCCCGCGCGATCGAGGCGCTGATGCCCGCCAAGGGCCGTATCGCCCGCTTCCCGCTGTGGCAGGCGGCGGCCTGA
- a CDS encoding DUF547 domain-containing protein, which translates to MPHLPRLLALAALLSGTALAGGAPAAAQSPRGEAELATFAPSDTPGNDRIDYSIWDEAMKNIVISMGPSLREGAPRPDPSFGTRRQYGHVSRYRLEGTRVMFSFLDADVIASFTEYRKDLENTANIVDIQSLSRNEQLAYWINLHNVAMVEQIANAWPVRQPRDIKVDGVPLDEARFITVEGIKLSPRDIREKIVYRHWKDPVVIYGFWRGEIGGPSLQKEAFNADNVARLLQRGAGDFVNSLRGSQDQGGRLQVAELYREAAPFFFPDFEKDVRAHLTRYADQTTAALLAKASGADPVIAEYDIADIEGGVREPTYQNITSNGVSTSFRIPQSVAALLRERETKFQEIIRQGRTGTVTFSNITLPGDESEPAEVE; encoded by the coding sequence ATGCCGCATCTCCCCCGCCTTCTCGCCCTTGCCGCCCTGCTGTCCGGCACCGCGCTCGCCGGCGGTGCGCCCGCCGCTGCGCAGTCCCCCCGGGGCGAGGCGGAGCTTGCGACCTTCGCGCCGTCGGACACCCCGGGCAACGACAGGATCGACTATTCGATCTGGGACGAGGCGATGAAGAACATCGTCATCTCGATGGGCCCTTCCCTGCGTGAAGGCGCCCCCCGCCCCGATCCCTCCTTCGGCACCCGCCGCCAGTACGGTCACGTCTCGCGCTACCGGCTCGAAGGCACGCGGGTGATGTTCAGCTTCCTCGATGCCGACGTCATCGCGAGCTTCACCGAATACCGCAAGGACCTCGAGAACACCGCGAACATCGTCGACATCCAGTCGCTGAGCCGCAACGAGCAGCTCGCCTACTGGATCAACCTCCACAATGTCGCGATGGTCGAACAGATCGCCAATGCCTGGCCGGTGCGCCAGCCGCGCGACATCAAGGTGGACGGCGTGCCGCTCGACGAGGCGCGCTTCATCACCGTGGAAGGCATCAAGCTGTCCCCGCGCGATATCCGCGAGAAGATCGTCTACCGCCACTGGAAGGACCCGGTGGTGATCTACGGCTTCTGGCGCGGCGAGATCGGCGGGCCCTCGCTCCAGAAGGAAGCCTTCAACGCCGACAATGTCGCGCGCCTCCTGCAGCGCGGTGCGGGCGATTTCGTGAACTCGCTGCGCGGTTCTCAGGATCAGGGCGGGCGCCTGCAGGTCGCGGAACTCTACCGCGAGGCCGCGCCCTTCTTCTTCCCCGATTTCGAGAAGGACGTGCGCGCCCACCTCACCCGCTATGCCGACCAGACCACCGCCGCGCTGCTGGCGAAGGCGAGCGGGGCCGACCCGGTGATCGCCGAGTACGACATCGCCGACATCGAGGGCGGCGTGCGCGAGCCGACCTACCAGAACATCACCTCGAACGGGGTTTCGACCAGCTTCCGCATCCCGCAGAGCGTGGCCGCCCTGCTGCGCGAGCGCGAGACCAAGTTCCAGGAGATCATCCGTCAGGGTCGCACCGGCACCGTGACCTTCAGCAACATCACCCTGCCCGGCGACGAGAGCGAACCGGCCGAGGTCGAATAG
- a CDS encoding DUF547 domain-containing protein, producing MVPKSMIVLLAGSALAASPAVAESVSPAAHGQSARGELQFVPGIAPAEARTSEADQRLAIFTPTTDPVRTTIDYGIWDYALKHLVISMGPSDRQGARRPDPISGTRRQQGPQSRYRLEGSMVMFRFFDREVIQSFTEYRQDLERVVETHDIAALPRNEQLAFWLNLHNVALMEQIAREWPVREPKEITIDGVPLDDAKFITLRGIPVSLRDIRENIVFRHWKDPKVIYGFWRGEIGMPHLQTNAFTGSNVGPLLEIAAADFVNSLRGTQKISGDLAVSELYAQVARFYFPDFEKDVRAHLAAYAEEPVARLLAQTDRTVATLREHDISDLHGGALPANYLFVNVAPGSAAADPGQFGCTEKMGQAACDLLYARALKLDRMERRGQPVSRVFFSNIDLPGDPPNKNAVE from the coding sequence ATGGTGCCGAAGTCCATGATCGTGCTGCTGGCGGGCTCTGCCCTCGCGGCGTCCCCGGCGGTTGCGGAGAGCGTGTCGCCGGCAGCCCACGGCCAGAGCGCGCGCGGCGAGCTGCAATTCGTGCCCGGTATCGCCCCCGCCGAGGCCCGCACCTCCGAGGCGGACCAGCGGCTGGCGATCTTCACCCCCACCACCGACCCGGTCCGCACCACCATCGATTACGGGATCTGGGACTACGCACTCAAGCATCTGGTCATCTCGATGGGCCCTTCGGACCGGCAGGGCGCACGGCGGCCCGATCCGATCTCCGGCACGCGGCGGCAGCAGGGCCCGCAATCGCGCTACCGGCTCGAAGGCTCGATGGTGATGTTCCGCTTCTTCGACCGGGAGGTGATCCAGAGCTTCACCGAATATCGCCAGGATCTCGAACGGGTCGTCGAAACCCACGACATCGCCGCCCTGCCGCGCAACGAACAGCTCGCCTTCTGGCTCAACCTGCACAATGTCGCGCTGATGGAGCAGATCGCGCGGGAATGGCCGGTGCGCGAACCCAAGGAAATCACGATCGACGGGGTGCCGCTGGACGATGCCAAGTTCATCACCCTGCGCGGCATCCCGGTCTCGCTGCGCGACATCCGCGAGAACATCGTGTTCCGCCACTGGAAGGACCCGAAGGTGATCTATGGCTTCTGGCGCGGCGAGATCGGGATGCCGCACCTCCAGACCAACGCCTTCACCGGCAGCAATGTCGGCCCGCTGCTCGAGATCGCCGCCGCCGATTTCGTCAACTCGCTGCGCGGCACGCAGAAGATCTCCGGCGATCTGGCGGTCTCGGAACTCTACGCGCAAGTCGCGAGGTTCTACTTCCCCGACTTCGAGAAGGACGTGCGCGCACATCTCGCGGCATACGCCGAAGAACCGGTGGCAAGGCTTCTTGCTCAAACCGACCGGACAGTCGCGACGCTGCGTGAACACGACATCTCCGATCTCCACGGCGGGGCGCTGCCGGCCAACTACCTGTTCGTCAACGTGGCCCCCGGATCCGCAGCCGCAGACCCGGGGCAGTTCGGCTGCACCGAGAAAATGGGGCAGGCGGCCTGCGACCTCCTCTATGCCCGGGCGCTCAAGCTCGACAGGATGGAGCGCCGCGGCCAGCCGGTGTCGCGGGTGTTCTTCTCGAACATCGACCTGCCGGGCGATCCGCCCAACAAGAACGCGGTCGAGTAG
- the pal gene encoding peptidoglycan-associated lipoprotein Pal: MNRKIATAVMLASAVGLAACSKKAPETLPPAPVETGSGQTGPQVQPTGPQVGTQQHFAAAVGSATTIYFDTDRYNIDSQDAAALQAQAQYFARYPQVTFTIEGHADERGTREYNLALGERRANAAKSYLVSLGVDANRISVLSYGKERPVALGSDESSWAQNRRAASVIIN, encoded by the coding sequence ATGAACCGGAAGATTGCGACCGCCGTGATGCTGGCCTCCGCCGTCGGTCTTGCCGCCTGCTCGAAGAAGGCGCCCGAGACCCTGCCGCCCGCGCCGGTCGAAACCGGGTCGGGCCAGACCGGCCCGCAGGTCCAGCCCACCGGCCCGCAGGTCGGCACCCAGCAGCACTTCGCCGCGGCTGTCGGCTCGGCGACCACGATTTACTTCGACACGGATCGCTACAACATCGATTCGCAGGATGCCGCCGCGCTCCAGGCGCAGGCGCAGTATTTCGCGCGCTATCCGCAGGTGACCTTCACCATCGAGGGCCATGCCGACGAACGCGGCACGCGCGAATACAACCTCGCGCTCGGCGAACGCCGCGCCAATGCCGCCAAGTCCTATCTCGTCAGCCTCGGCGTCGACGCGAACCGCATTTCGGTGTTGAGCTACGGCAAGGAACGCCCGGTGGCGCTGGGCTCTGACGAAAGCTCGTGGGCGCAGAACCGCCGCGCCGCCAGCGTCATCATCAACTGA
- the infC gene encoding translation initiation factor IF-3 has protein sequence MINVPKVRVIDDEGENLGVMYTREAIEQANEKGLNLVEVSPNADPPVCKFLDVGKYRYEAQKKANLARKTQKTQDIKEVKMRPNIDTHDYDVKMRNVHKFIEHGDKVKITLRFRGREMAHQHLGMDLLKKVQDDVAEYAKVEAFPRLEGRQMLMVLAPK, from the coding sequence ATGATCAACGTCCCGAAGGTCCGCGTCATCGACGACGAAGGCGAGAACCTCGGCGTCATGTACACCCGCGAAGCGATCGAGCAGGCCAACGAGAAAGGCCTGAACCTCGTCGAAGTGTCCCCCAACGCGGACCCGCCGGTGTGCAAGTTCCTCGATGTCGGCAAGTATCGCTACGAGGCGCAGAAGAAGGCGAACCTCGCGCGCAAGACCCAGAAGACGCAGGACATCAAGGAAGTGAAGATGCGTCCGAACATCGACACGCACGATTACGACGTGAAGATGCGCAACGTCCACAAGTTCATCGAGCATGGCGACAAGGTGAAGATCACCCTGCGCTTCCGCGGGCGCGAAATGGCGCACCAGCACCTCGGCATGGACCTGCTGAAGAAGGTGCAGGACGATGTCGCCGAATATGCCAAGGTCGAGGCCTTCCCGCGCCTCGAAGGTCGCCAGATGCTGATGGTGCTCGCGCCCAAGTAA
- a CDS encoding SLC13 family permease, whose translation MTARRIGLFLGPLALALTALTAPPAAMPAGAWLVAGLTVWMAAWWMTEAVPLSVTALLPFVVLPLAGVSNAEATAATYYSPILFLLLGGAFIALAIERTGLHRRLSLAILRIVGREGGAARLLLAFMLSTALLSMFISNTSTALIMMPMALAVLEGGGSATAEGAPPRQDGVHGALPMGIAFAASIGGLGTLVGSPTNAIAVGLLDKVAGVRITFAEWALYGVPLVLLSVPLAAWIVARVQQVAVHPFDVAAARAALGSHAAWSAPEQRLVPLAILTFLAWTTQPLVAPLLPPGSWTDGTIAVIAALALFLLPDGTGRPLLVWQEAERAPWSVIFMFGGGLALAAGMQASGLAEWIGGALLPLEAWPLLAVALAVTALVILVTEFASNVATATGIIPVVAALVVALGADPVLLALPAALAASWGFMLPAGTGPNAIAWSTGRIRIGAMVRAGALLDVAGVLLIVGVVWLIATLV comes from the coding sequence ATGACAGCGCGCCGGATCGGCCTTTTCCTCGGCCCGCTGGCTCTCGCCCTTACCGCGCTGACCGCGCCGCCTGCGGCAATGCCGGCTGGCGCCTGGCTGGTGGCGGGCCTGACGGTCTGGATGGCGGCCTGGTGGATGACCGAGGCGGTGCCGCTCAGTGTCACCGCGCTGCTGCCCTTCGTGGTGCTGCCGCTGGCGGGCGTATCGAATGCCGAGGCGACGGCGGCGACCTATTACTCGCCGATCCTGTTCCTGCTGCTGGGCGGCGCCTTCATCGCGCTCGCGATCGAGCGCACTGGCCTGCACCGCCGCCTGAGCCTAGCGATCCTGCGCATCGTCGGGCGCGAGGGCGGCGCGGCGCGGCTGCTGCTGGCCTTCATGCTCTCGACCGCGCTGCTCTCGATGTTCATCTCGAACACCTCGACCGCGCTCATCATGATGCCGATGGCGCTGGCGGTGCTGGAGGGCGGCGGCAGTGCCACGGCCGAAGGCGCGCCGCCGCGTCAGGACGGCGTTCACGGCGCCCTCCCCATGGGCATCGCCTTTGCCGCGAGCATCGGCGGGCTCGGCACCCTCGTCGGCTCGCCCACCAACGCCATCGCGGTCGGCCTGCTCGACAAGGTCGCGGGCGTCAGGATCACCTTTGCCGAATGGGCGCTCTACGGCGTGCCGCTGGTGCTGCTGAGCGTGCCGCTCGCCGCATGGATCGTGGCGCGGGTGCAGCAGGTGGCGGTGCACCCTTTCGACGTCGCCGCAGCGCGCGCCGCGTTGGGCAGTCACGCCGCCTGGAGCGCGCCGGAACAGCGCCTCGTCCCCCTGGCGATCCTCACCTTCCTTGCCTGGACCACCCAGCCGCTCGTCGCCCCGCTGCTGCCGCCGGGATCGTGGACCGACGGCACCATCGCGGTGATCGCCGCACTGGCGCTGTTCCTGCTGCCTGACGGCACCGGCCGCCCGCTGCTGGTGTGGCAGGAGGCCGAGCGCGCGCCGTGGAGCGTCATCTTCATGTTCGGCGGGGGACTGGCACTCGCGGCGGGGATGCAGGCCTCCGGCCTCGCCGAATGGATCGGCGGGGCGCTGCTGCCGCTTGAGGCATGGCCGCTGCTGGCGGTCGCGCTGGCGGTGACGGCGCTGGTGATCCTCGTCACCGAGTTCGCCAGCAACGTCGCCACCGCCACGGGGATCATCCCGGTGGTCGCGGCGCTGGTGGTGGCGCTGGGGGCCGATCCGGTGCTGCTTGCGCTGCCGGCGGCGCTCGCGGCGAGCTGGGGCTTCATGCTCCCCGCCGGCACCGGCCCCAACGCCATCGCCTGGTCGACCGGGCGCATCCGCATCGGCGCGATGGTGCGGGCCGGCGCGCTGCTCGACGTGGCGGGCGTGCTGCTCATCGTTGGCGTGGTGTGGTTGATCGCAACTCTCGTGTGA
- a CDS encoding SDR family NAD(P)-dependent oxidoreductase: MTDSRKPVFLVIGAGAGIGGNAAMRFAAGGYHAVLARRSDEAGLARMVGEIEAAGGSASGTLLNAAEDGSIEELVARTEAEIGPIRAALYNLGAQIGNRALDQTPHRIFELGWRLGTYGVFRLAHALLPRMVERAKDGGPHGTLLVTSATAAVRGNAGQHSHAAAMGGRRMLCQTLNAEFAPQGVHVAHVVVDGAVDAPDTLGKLLGDKYEAFKQGKGREGIIDPAALAETYWHLAHQPRNCWSHEIDVRPWTDVAWWNDNPDPQIDSKGKGFAGPKD; encoded by the coding sequence ATGACCGACAGCCGCAAGCCTGTGTTCCTCGTGATCGGCGCAGGGGCCGGGATCGGGGGCAATGCCGCGATGCGCTTTGCGGCCGGGGGCTATCATGCGGTGCTCGCGCGGCGCTCGGACGAGGCGGGCCTCGCGCGCATGGTCGGCGAGATCGAGGCGGCGGGCGGTTCGGCCAGCGGCACTCTCCTCAACGCCGCCGAGGATGGCAGCATCGAGGAACTGGTGGCGCGCACCGAGGCCGAGATCGGCCCGATCCGCGCCGCGCTTTATAACCTCGGGGCACAGATCGGGAACCGCGCGCTCGACCAGACCCCGCACCGCATCTTCGAGCTCGGCTGGCGGCTCGGCACCTACGGGGTGTTCCGCCTCGCCCATGCGCTGCTGCCCCGGATGGTCGAGCGGGCGAAGGACGGCGGGCCCCACGGCACCCTCCTCGTCACCTCGGCGACCGCGGCGGTGCGCGGCAATGCCGGGCAGCACAGCCACGCCGCGGCGATGGGCGGGCGGAGGATGCTGTGCCAGACCCTCAATGCCGAGTTTGCGCCCCAGGGCGTGCACGTGGCCCACGTGGTGGTCGACGGCGCGGTCGATGCCCCCGACACGCTCGGCAAGCTGCTGGGCGACAAATACGAGGCCTTCAAGCAGGGCAAGGGCCGCGAGGGGATCATCGATCCTGCGGCTCTGGCCGAGACCTACTGGCACCTCGCCCACCAGCCGCGGAACTGCTGGAGCCACGAGATCGACGTGCGCCCCTGGACCGATGTCGCGTGGTGGAACGACAATCCCGACCCGCAGATCGACAGCAAGGGCAAGGGCTTCGCGGGGCCTAAGGACTGA
- the tolB gene encoding Tol-Pal system beta propeller repeat protein TolB: MTKKLLLLLSAALFAAPPAAAQDLGAPIPQDQRVERVTIEGEDDGPLRGTVTDESAWSDIGIAIPAFATDRERATPANEAGTGALGREIARVITANLRNNGLFKPVGPDSLPQPTFPQITAPAFSTWSGRSAEMLVHGYVRARDDGRLVVGCYLYDVALQNELVREGWVVAPGDWRRAAHKCSDLIFSRLTGESPFFDSRIAYIAETGPKDRRVKRLAVMDSDGANHRFLTLGSATALTPRYSPDYSKILYLSYVDGNPRIYVYDIGTGKQTLVTENRNPTIAPRWSPDGKFILYSMAVAGNTDIYRVPATGGASVKLTDNPGIDVGGSYSPDGTKIVFESDRSGSQQCYVMNADGTNQKRISFFGGRCATPEWSPRGDQIAFTRIAGDFNIAVMNTGGGAMRVLTRGWQDEAPTWAPNGRIIQFFRTEKNTGRSGIWQVDLTGQNERRLPTPVDASDPAWGPIRP, translated from the coding sequence ATGACCAAGAAGCTCCTCCTGCTCCTTTCCGCCGCTCTGTTCGCCGCCCCGCCTGCCGCCGCGCAGGATCTCGGCGCCCCGATCCCGCAGGACCAGCGCGTCGAGCGCGTCACGATCGAGGGCGAGGATGACGGCCCGCTGCGCGGCACCGTCACCGACGAGAGCGCGTGGTCGGACATCGGCATCGCCATCCCCGCCTTCGCCACCGACCGCGAACGCGCCACCCCCGCCAACGAGGCTGGCACGGGTGCGCTGGGACGCGAGATCGCGCGGGTCATCACCGCCAACCTCAGGAACAACGGGCTGTTCAAGCCGGTCGGTCCCGACAGCCTGCCCCAGCCGACCTTCCCCCAGATCACCGCGCCCGCCTTTTCCACCTGGAGCGGGCGCAGCGCCGAGATGCTGGTCCACGGCTATGTCCGCGCGCGGGATGATGGCCGGCTGGTGGTCGGCTGCTACCTCTACGACGTGGCGCTCCAGAACGAGCTGGTGCGCGAGGGCTGGGTGGTCGCGCCCGGCGACTGGCGGCGCGCGGCGCACAAGTGTTCGGACCTGATCTTCTCGCGCCTCACCGGCGAGAGCCCGTTCTTCGACAGCCGCATCGCCTACATCGCCGAGACCGGCCCCAAGGACCGCCGCGTCAAGCGCCTCGCTGTGATGGATTCGGACGGCGCGAACCACCGCTTCCTGACCCTCGGCAGCGCCACCGCGCTGACCCCGCGCTATTCGCCCGACTATTCGAAGATCCTCTATCTCAGCTACGTCGACGGCAATCCGCGCATCTATGTCTACGACATCGGCACCGGCAAGCAGACGCTGGTGACCGAGAACCGCAACCCCACCATCGCCCCGCGCTGGTCGCCGGATGGCAAGTTCATCCTCTATTCGATGGCAGTCGCGGGCAACACCGACATCTACCGCGTCCCGGCCACGGGCGGCGCGAGCGTGAAGCTGACCGACAATCCGGGGATCGACGTGGGCGGCTCCTACTCGCCCGACGGCACCAAGATCGTGTTCGAGAGCGACCGTTCGGGCAGCCAGCAATGCTATGTCATGAACGCCGACGGCACCAACCAGAAGCGCATCAGCTTCTTCGGCGGGCGCTGCGCCACGCCCGAATGGAGCCCGCGCGGCGACCAGATCGCCTTCACCCGGATCGCGGGCGACTTCAACATCGCGGTGATGAACACCGGCGGCGGGGCGATGCGCGTGCTGACCCGCGGCTGGCAGGACGAGGCCCCGACCTGGGCGCCCAACGGCCGCATCATCCAGTTCTTCCGCACCGAGAAGAACACCGGGCGTTCCGGCATCTGGCAGGTCGATCTCACCGGCCAGAACGAGCGCCGCCTGCCGACCCCGGTCGACGCCTCCGACCCGGCGTGGGGCCCGATCCGTCCGTGA
- a CDS encoding MarR family transcriptional regulator — MSFSGAHPPNRKGQAQPGDSQEAGNGAEWSPIVPPVANRPGLGANDGPADDFIATVEGWPAEAGSLLRADDRSDQAEQQRALDQIAGSFSAGQMRSLGASLLKLADALDDAWHPAGVRSEYHWMTRAGHIERRSLQLAQVAGRLRAAARRRRRHLSGEWFGEPAWEMLLELFIQFSGGARVSTKSLVIASGAADTTALRIMDRLEEAELIQRSPSQTDKRVTLVGLTRRGVVAVGSVLMEADA, encoded by the coding sequence ATGTCTTTTTCAGGTGCGCACCCCCCGAACCGGAAGGGCCAGGCGCAACCGGGCGATTCCCAAGAAGCCGGCAACGGGGCCGAATGGTCCCCGATCGTCCCGCCCGTGGCGAACCGCCCGGGGCTCGGGGCCAATGACGGGCCGGCGGACGATTTCATCGCCACAGTCGAAGGCTGGCCTGCCGAGGCGGGCAGCCTGCTCCGGGCCGACGATCGCTCGGACCAGGCCGAGCAGCAGCGCGCGCTCGATCAGATCGCCGGCAGCTTCTCTGCCGGGCAGATGCGCAGTCTGGGCGCAAGCCTGCTCAAGCTGGCCGATGCACTTGACGATGCCTGGCACCCGGCCGGGGTGCGTTCCGAATACCACTGGATGACGAGAGCCGGACATATCGAGCGCCGGTCGCTCCAGCTGGCGCAGGTGGCGGGCAGGCTGCGTGCGGCGGCGCGACGGCGACGGCGGCACCTGTCGGGCGAATGGTTCGGCGAGCCGGCTTGGGAGATGCTGCTGGAACTGTTCATCCAGTTTTCCGGCGGGGCCCGGGTCTCGACCAAGAGCCTTGTGATCGCCTCTGGCGCAGCCGACACCACCGCCCTGCGCATCATGGACCGGCTCGAGGAAGCCGAACTGATCCAGCGTTCGCCATCGCAGACGGACAAGCGGGTGACGCTCGTGGGCCTGACGCGCAGGGGCGTGGTCGCTGTGGGATCGGTGCTGATGGAGGCCGACGCCTGA
- a CDS encoding cystathionine gamma-synthase family protein, translating to MPDAVDAVVTPTPRRKPKPPRREIAGRPLKPATLMMGHGYDPVLSEGSLKAPIFLTSTFAFESAAAGKRHFEGITGLREGGAEGLVYSRFNGPNQEILEDRLAVWDGAEDALTFSSGMTAICILMMAYANANDVIVHSGPLYAASEGFVAKVLSRFGVGYVDFPAGATREELDAVLARAGAEAAERGGKVAMIYLESPANPTNALVDVEAVRDARDANLAGCPIAIDNTFLGPLWQRPLEHGADIVAYSLTKYVGGHSDLVAGSIAGAKRWMDPVRALRNTMGGIVDPNTAWMLLRSLETVELRMQRAGENAAKVCAFLRDHPKVEGLGYLGFIADARQQDIYDRHCLGAGSTFSLFIRGGEAECFRFLDNLTIAKLAVSLGGTETLASHPASMTHLSVPQARKDLLGITDNLVRISIGIEDADDLIADFAQALERV from the coding sequence ATGCCTGACGCCGTCGACGCTGTCGTCACCCCCACTCCCCGCCGCAAGCCCAAGCCCCCCCGCCGCGAGATCGCCGGACGCCCCCTGAAGCCCGCCACGCTGATGATGGGCCACGGCTACGACCCGGTCCTGTCGGAAGGGTCGTTGAAGGCCCCGATCTTCCTCACCAGCACCTTCGCCTTCGAGAGCGCGGCCGCCGGCAAGCGCCACTTCGAGGGGATCACCGGCCTTCGCGAAGGGGGGGCGGAGGGCCTCGTCTATTCGCGCTTCAACGGCCCCAACCAGGAAATCCTCGAGGATCGCCTCGCGGTGTGGGACGGGGCGGAAGATGCGCTGACCTTCTCCAGCGGGATGACCGCGATCTGCATCCTGATGATGGCCTATGCCAACGCCAATGACGTGATCGTCCATTCCGGCCCGCTCTACGCCGCCTCGGAAGGCTTCGTGGCCAAGGTGCTGAGCCGCTTCGGGGTGGGTTATGTCGATTTCCCCGCCGGGGCGACCCGCGAGGAACTCGACGCGGTGCTTGCCCGCGCAGGCGCCGAGGCGGCCGAGCGTGGCGGGAAGGTCGCGATGATCTATCTCGAGAGCCCGGCCAACCCGACCAACGCGCTGGTCGATGTCGAGGCGGTGCGCGATGCGCGCGATGCGAACCTCGCCGGCTGCCCGATCGCGATCGACAACACCTTCCTCGGCCCCCTTTGGCAGCGCCCGCTGGAGCACGGGGCGGACATTGTTGCCTATTCGCTGACCAAGTATGTCGGCGGCCACTCCGATCTCGTGGCGGGCAGCATAGCTGGCGCCAAGCGCTGGATGGATCCGGTGCGCGCGCTCAGGAACACGATGGGCGGGATCGTCGATCCCAACACCGCGTGGATGCTGCTGCGCTCGCTGGAGACGGTGGAACTCAGGATGCAGCGCGCGGGCGAGAACGCGGCGAAGGTCTGCGCCTTCCTGCGCGATCACCCCAAAGTCGAGGGGCTGGGCTATCTCGGCTTCATCGCCGATGCCCGCCAGCAGGACATCTATGATCGCCACTGCCTCGGCGCCGGGTCGACCTTCTCGCTGTTCATCAGGGGCGGCGAGGCGGAGTGCTTCCGCTTCCTCGACAACCTCACCATCGCCAAGCTCGCGGTCAGCCTCGGCGGCACCGAGACGCTGGCGAGCCACCCGGCCTCGATGACGCACCTCTCGGTCCCGCAGGCGAGGAAGGACCTGCTCGGCATCACCGACAACCTCGTGCGCATCAGCATCGGCATCGAGGATGCGGACGACCTGATCGCCGATTTCGCACAGGCGCTGGAGCGCGTCTGA
- a CDS encoding J domain-containing protein has product MSRARRSMDWGFPRWRGYGSSQEAAQVRICDRHGCNEPGDCPAPKAPNSRDRWYFCQKHAAEYNAKWDYFEGLEAAEKEERARAERRENAGYAEAAHYGWAGSGDGSRSADEMRALEVLGLEADADFNAIKKAYRARAKEVHPDVKPGDAEAARQFQLIQTSYEVLRAAEERREWRG; this is encoded by the coding sequence GTGAGCCGCGCGCGCCGGTCGATGGACTGGGGTTTCCCACGGTGGCGGGGCTATGGCTCCTCGCAGGAAGCCGCGCAGGTGCGCATCTGCGACCGGCACGGCTGCAACGAACCGGGCGATTGCCCCGCGCCCAAGGCCCCGAACAGCCGCGACCGGTGGTATTTCTGCCAGAAGCACGCCGCCGAATACAACGCCAAGTGGGATTACTTCGAAGGCCTCGAGGCGGCCGAGAAGGAAGAACGCGCCCGCGCCGAGCGCCGCGAGAACGCCGGCTATGCCGAGGCCGCGCATTACGGCTGGGCAGGCTCGGGCGACGGCTCGCGCAGCGCCGACGAGATGCGCGCGCTCGAGGTGCTGGGGCTGGAGGCCGATGCCGATTTCAACGCGATCAAGAAGGCCTACCGTGCCCGCGCCAAGGAAGTGCACCCCGACGTGAAGCCGGGCGATGCCGAGGCGGCGCGGCAGTTCCAGCTGATCCAGACCAGCTACGAGGTCCTGCGGGCCGCCGAGGAACGGCGCGAGTGGCGAGGGTAA